In Bacteroidales bacterium, a genomic segment contains:
- a CDS encoding adenylosuccinate synthase: MKVDVLLGLQWGDEGKGKIVDVLTPRYDIVARFQGGPNAGHTLIFNDEKYVLHLIPSGIFRDNTINFIGDGVVLDPVIFFDEVENVEKSGKSVKDNLYIGERTNLILPTHRILDAANENELGKSKIGSTGKGIGPAYADKTARYSLHAKDIHSVSFKKKYNSLKNRHLKHLGVYDFDFDIKEYENKWFEAIEKLKQFTLKNSNVFINSSLKEGKKILAEGAQGTLLDINAGTYPFVTSSQVTSAGVCSGLGIAPNKIGEVFGIFKAYTTRVGSGPFPSELFDDTGKKLQELGHEFGATTGRERRCGWLDMVALKYAVEINGVSQLIMTKADVLEGFKTFKVSEKYNDGKNDINYFPNELDSIKPVLKEFTSWNVNLKNCKTKDEFPKELKDYISYIEKEIEVPVKIVSTGPDRKETVFC, from the coding sequence TGGGGAGACGAAGGAAAAGGTAAAATTGTAGATGTATTAACTCCCCGGTATGATATTGTTGCCAGATTTCAGGGAGGTCCTAATGCAGGTCATACTCTTATTTTTAATGATGAAAAGTATGTTTTGCATCTTATTCCTTCCGGAATATTCAGAGATAATACAATTAACTTTATAGGCGACGGTGTTGTTCTTGATCCTGTGATTTTCTTTGATGAAGTTGAAAACGTTGAAAAGTCGGGTAAAAGTGTAAAAGATAATTTATATATAGGCGAAAGAACTAATTTAATACTGCCTACGCACCGAATATTAGATGCTGCAAATGAAAATGAACTCGGGAAATCAAAAATAGGCTCAACAGGTAAAGGAATAGGACCTGCTTATGCTGATAAAACAGCACGATATTCTCTTCATGCTAAAGACATACATTCAGTTAGCTTTAAGAAGAAATACAATAGTCTAAAAAACAGACACTTAAAGCATCTTGGGGTTTATGATTTTGATTTCGATATTAAAGAATATGAAAATAAATGGTTTGAAGCAATTGAAAAATTAAAACAATTTACTTTAAAGAATAGTAATGTTTTTATTAATTCTTCTTTAAAAGAAGGGAAAAAGATTTTAGCCGAAGGAGCACAAGGAACATTACTTGACATAAATGCCGGAACTTATCCGTTTGTAACTTCTTCACAGGTTACCAGTGCAGGAGTTTGTTCGGGCTTAGGAATTGCACCGAATAAAATAGGTGAAGTTTTCGGAATTTTTAAAGCATACACAACTCGTGTAGGCAGCGGCCCGTTTCCTTCTGAATTATTTGATGACACCGGGAAGAAGCTTCAAGAATTAGGGCATGAATTCGGGGCAACAACAGGCAGAGAAAGAAGATGCGGTTGGCTTGATATGGTTGCTTTAAAATATGCCGTTGAAATTAACGGAGTTTCTCAGCTTATTATGACGAAAGCAGATGTTTTGGAAGGTTTTAAAACATTTAAAGTTTCGGAAAAATACAATGACGGCAAAAATGATATTAATTATTTTCCTAATGAATTAGATAGTATTAAACCTGTTCTGAAAGAGTTTACTTCTTGGAATGTAAATCTCAAAAACTGCAAAACAAAAGATGAGTTTCCTAAGGAATTAAAAGATTACATTTCTTATATTGAAAAAGAAATCGAAGTTCCCGTAAAAATAGTTTCAACGGGACCGGACAGAAAAGAAACCGTATTTTGTTAG